A genomic segment from Garra rufa chromosome 5, GarRuf1.0, whole genome shotgun sequence encodes:
- the mepcea gene encoding 7SK snRNA methylphosphate capping enzyme: MIEMSFDKETVLSCEGQTDPTSQQHSELTRNDTSTLHPSGKTTVINLSEDAGEEAGSETSLEQSATTDNNAQTESGLAGVEPSTQIETQNGTQQPKSQQQKVNKRRSTLSSGFKHPGYGKRRRRANSESESVLPTNFLLGGNIFDPLNLNSLLDEEVNRALNAETPKSSPLPAKSRDPVEILIPRDITDPLNLNCPSAGDSSLLVSPLKSGGGRRRHRNKHHGGSSGKLSGEGIDLPESNGCAAVQDEGTTTALSLTHSHSGAVANTLVPEDQTLSDSTLETQGSDKPSSNTNGDEVKEKTIETSTAPPTSRQRKRRRAGSRLESADASDGMRNWGQRSGRQFQSSHTPGSGSRSGAGERPQQPNNWRSQSNINQHQQQTKKKFQYGNYNKYYGYRNPGLSEDPRVRVMNPEWFRGKEVLDLGCNTGHLTLSIAKNWRPARIVGLDIDAALIHAARQNIRHYLSVVRTQQARRSGENGEGNRGEGKERIEGDLEEEKSQTKERGEESSVTKEEGGEKTTKHVDEVNECMEGMEAGREERENIIIKANRGGTSGKREDEASLGLSDGTCSFPVSLRISRGPIAGPPLPEINTDSLPPGDFPANVTFVKGNYVLESDMLLQTQREEYDVILCLSVTKWVHLNWGDAGLKRLFHRVFKHLRPGGLFILEPQPWNSYGKRKKLTDTIFKNYHSIRLRPDQFSSYLTTDVGFSSYELIGTSQNYSRGFQRPIYLFHKGPSPQK, from the exons ATGATAGAGATGTCATTTGACAAAGAAACTGTTTTATCTTGTGAGGGGCAGACAGACCCCACGTCTCAACAGCACTCAGAACTTACTAGAAACGATACCAGCACTCTCCATCCGTCCGGGAAGACCACAGTTATAAACCTCAGCGAAGATGCTGGTGAAGAGGCAGGAAGTGAGACATCACTGGAACAAAGCGCTACCACAGACAACAATGCTCAGACTGAAAGTGGGCTTGCTGGGGTCGAACCATCTACACAAATTGAGACTCAAAATGGCACCCAGCAGCCCAAATCTCAACAGCAGAAAGTCAACAAGCGCCGCAGCACTTTGAGCAGTGGGTTCAAACACCCTGGTTATGGTAAACGACGACGCCGTGCCAACTCCGAAAGCGAGTCGGTCCTGCCAACCAATTTCCTGCTGGGCGGGAACATTTTTGACCCACTCAACCTTAACAGCCTTTTGGATGAAGAGGTGAACCGGGCTCTCAACGCAGAGACGCCCAAGTCCTCGCCATTGCCGGCCAAAAGCAGAGACCCTGTAGAGATCCTGATACCTAGAGATATCACAGACCCCCTAAATCTCAACTGCCCCAGCGCAGGGGACAGCAGTCTGTTGGTGTCTCCTCTGAAAAGTGGCGGAGGCAGGCGAAGACATCGGAACAAGCAccatggagggagctctggaaaaCTTTCGGGTGAAGGAATCGATTTGCCAGAGTCTAATGGCTGTGCAGCAGTACAAGATGAGGGAACAACAACAGCGCTCTCCTTAACGCATTCGCACTCAGGCGCTGTGGCGAACACACTTGTTCCTGAGGACCAAACCCTGTCGGACTCAACTCTTGAGACTCAGGGTTCAGATAAGCCCAGTTCAAACACAAATGGCGATGAGGTGAAGGAGAAAACCATTGAGACGTCAACCGCACCTCCAACAAGCAGGCAGCGCAAACGCAGGCGTGCCGGAAGCAGATTGGAAAGCGCAGATGCTTCAGATGGGATGAGAAATTGGGGTCAGAGATCTGGGAGGCAATTTCAGTCCTCTCACACCCCAGGATCGGGTTCTCGCAGCGGAGCTGGGGAGAGGCCTCAACAGCCAAACAATTGGAGGTCACAGAGCAACATCAACCAGCACCAACAACAGACTAAAAAGAAGTTTCAGTATGGCAACTATAACAAATACTATGGTTATCGTAACCCTGGGCTGAGCGAGGATCCTCGTGTTCGTGTTATGAATCCCGAGTGGTTCAGAGGGAAGGAGGTTTTAGATCTGGGTTGCAACACCGGCCACCTGACTCTATCAATCGCCAAAAATTGGCGACCGGCACGGATTGTGGGCCTTGATATCGACGCTGCGCTGATACACGCTGCTCGGCAGAATATACGCCACTACCTCTCCGTGGTTCGCACGCAGCAGGCCAGACGTTCTGGGGAAAATGGGGAGGGCAATCGAGGGGAAGGGAAGGAGAGGATTGAGGGGGATTTAGAAGAAGAAAAGAGTCAGACGAAAGAGAGAGGCGAAGAGAGTTCTGTTACGAAAGAGGAGGGGGGAGAGAAAACAACAAAGCATGTGGATGAAGTGAACGAATGCATGGAAGGAATGGAAGCTGGTCGAGAAGAAAGGGAGAATATAATCATAAAGGCCAATCGGGGAGGTACGAGTGGGAAAAGGGAAGATGAAGCATCGCTAGGTCTCTCTGATGGGACTTGTTCGTTCCCTGTCTCGCTCCGGATCTCAAGAGGACCCATAGCTGGCCCCCCTTTGCCTGAGATAAACACAGACAGTCTCCCTCCTGGAGATTTCCCTGCCAACGTGACCTTTGTCAAG GGGAACTATGTGCTGGAAAGTGATATGTTGCTGCAGACACAAAGGGAAGAGTATGATGTGATCCTGTGTTTGAGTGTGACAAAATGGGTCCACTTGAACTGGGGTGATGCGGGACTCAAGCGGCTCTTCCACAGGGTATTTAAGCACTTGCGGCCAGGAGGACTCTTCATTTTGGAGCCACAGCCCTGGAACTCCTACGGCAAGAGAAAGAAGCTCACC GATACCATCTTTAAGAATTACCATAGCATCCGGTTAAGACCGGACCAGTTCTCTTCCTACCTGACTACTGATGTGGGCTTCTCCAGTTATGAGCTCATTGGAACATCACAGAATTATTCTAGAG GTTTTCAGAGACCAATCTACCTTTTTCACAAAGGACCCTCACCTCAGAAGTGA
- the her1 gene encoding hairy-related 1, translated as MVTPKMASRRPTKRILKPVIEKKRRDRINQRLDELRTLLLDNTLDSRLQNPKLEKAEILELTVEYIRTKATAVRDSQGDSNKDSDPHDAKAPTLLLRRPHIPIASVPEPINLQTQMPANPIYNAGFKECISRLASFVECVEPSQRDSFVQGLCHHLDSYSSTLSQSRVSSQAAHHAWIPNAELTSMRANAEPFSYTSSLYPQSFMLHPTGQAMAHPYLSPPYSISPPPSPCYSSSSPPFSSSPTYLSVPCHFPFPPTISPLSSDSSSSSSSSSSLSLSTSAVPVVSGPHLQVSVGSPTPVRPAGSVPSCQPRTLRRALFQNQSQTVWRPW; from the exons ATGGTTACTCCAAAAATGGCAAGTCGACGACCAACAAAAAGA ATCTTGAAACCGGTTATAGAGAAAAAACGGAGAGATCGGATTAACCAGCGTTTAGATGAGCTTCGAACGCTACTCTTGGATAACACTCTGGACTCG CGACTTCAAAACCCCAAACTGGAGAAGGCTGAAATTCTGGAATTAACTGTTGAATACATTCGGACAAAAGCTACAGCTGTGAGAGATAGTCAAG GCGACTCTAACAAAGACTCTGATCCGCATGATGCTAAAGCTCCGACTCTGCTCTTGAGGAGACCCCACATTCCCATCGCTTCAGTCCCAGAGCCCATCAATCTCCAGACACAGATGCCCGCCAATCCTATCTACAACGCTGGTTTTAAAGAATGCATATCCCGCCTGGCCAGCTTCGTCGAATGTGTGGAGCCTTCCCAGCGAGACAGCTTCGTCCAAGGCCTGTGTCACCACCTTGACTCCTACAGCAGTACTCTTTCCCAGAGTAGAGTTTCCAGCCAGGCTGCCCACCATGCATGGATCCCGAACGCAGAGTTGACATCCATGAGAGCCAACGCAGAGCCATTTTCTTACACCAGTAGTTTGTATCCTCAGTCTTTCATGCTCCATCCCACAGGACAGGCCATGGCGCATCCGTACCTCTCCCCTCCATACTCCATCTCTCCTCCACCTTCCCCTTGTTACTCAAGCAGCTCTCCTCCATTCTCCAGCTCTCCCACGTATCTCTCTGTCCCCTGCCATTTCCCTTTTCCTCCCACCATCTCTCCACtctccagtgactcttcatcttCGTCATCGTCATCATCCTCTCTCAGCCTTTCAACCTCTGCAGTGCCTGTAGTCTCAGGACCTCATCTTCAGGTCTCTGTGGGCTCCCCCACTCCAGTGAGACCCGCTGGCTCGGTACCTTCTTGTCAACCCCGGACTCTGAGACGAGCTCTGTTCCAGAACCAGTCACAGACTGTGTGGAGGCCCTGGTGA
- the her7 gene encoding hairy and enhancer of split related-7, whose product MKILGETETIKMDRKMLKPQVERRRRERMNRSLENLRTLLLQGPEHNSPSQRRIEKAEILEYTVLFLQNSVAQAKKSQDVEQGEKRQLMDGFSSCLQKAARYLSDAGKARGLEGSVTDTLCQRLTQSCVSTTIRLPVRIQNFSRRPIPESNTQHHLQQSSVCKQGLPSSCRNVVSHANRTVFRSTDANALHSTARPTSQHQTPVSQTVWRPWP is encoded by the exons ATGAAAATCCTCGGAGAGACTGAGACCATTAAAATGGACAGAAAG ATGTTAAAACCTCAAGTTGAAAGACGAAGAAGAGAAAGGATGAATCGGAGTCTGGAGAACCTGAGAACTTTGCTTCTGCAAGGCCCTGAGCACAAT AGTCCTTCTCAAAGGAGAATAGAGAAAGCAGAGATCCTGGAATACACCGTCCTGTTTTTGCAAAACTCCGTCGCTCAGGCCAAGAAATCACAAGATGTAGAACAAGGAGAAAAGCGCCAGTTAATGGACGGCTTTTCGTCGTGTCTTCAGAAAGCGGCCCGTTACCTGTCAGATGCAGGTAAAGCCCGTGGACTGGAGGGTTCGGTAACCGATACGCTTTGTCAACGTCTGACCCAGTCCTGTGTGTCGACCACCATCCGGCTGCCTGTCAGAATCCAGAACTTCTCCAGAAGGCCTATTCCAGAGTCAAACACACAGCATCATCTCCAGCAGAGCTCTGTTTGCAAACAAGGACTTCCATCATCTTGCAGAAACGTTGTGTCACATGCTAACAGGACTGTATTCAGAAGCACAGACGCCAACGCACTGCATTCGACAGCAAGACCGACCTCTCAACACCAGACGCCCGTCAGCCAGACAGTCTGGAGGCCTTGGCCTTGA